Proteins from a genomic interval of Paenibacillus sp. FSL R5-0623:
- a CDS encoding histidine phosphatase family protein — MQSIYLIRHAKATGQEPHAELTDEGIRQAEKLADLLAHHSITYIVSSPWKRAVQTAMPLGIATLQHIHTDERLQERVLSSLDLPNWMDVLKRTYDDVDWMEEGGESSRNAAARGLALLEELWSRPEQHGAVVTHGNLLSLLIREYKPSFGYEEWTKLSNPDVYVLERQRPDAGLSTIRRIWTD, encoded by the coding sequence ATGCAGTCCATTTATCTTATCCGTCACGCTAAGGCCACAGGGCAGGAACCCCATGCAGAGCTTACAGATGAAGGGATCAGGCAGGCTGAAAAACTTGCAGATCTCTTGGCTCATCATTCCATAACGTATATTGTCTCCAGTCCATGGAAAAGGGCCGTTCAGACGGCTATGCCACTGGGCATAGCAACGCTGCAACATATACATACGGATGAACGTCTCCAGGAGAGGGTACTTAGCTCTCTTGATCTGCCTAACTGGATGGATGTACTGAAACGTACATACGATGATGTGGATTGGATGGAAGAAGGCGGGGAATCTTCGAGAAACGCGGCTGCAAGGGGGCTGGCACTACTGGAAGAGTTGTGGAGCAGACCGGAACAGCACGGGGCCGTGGTTACACATGGGAACTTGTTATCACTGCTTATTCGTGAGTATAAACCATCCTTTGGTTATGAAGAGTGGACCAAACTGTCTAACCCGGATGTGTATGTGCTGGAGAGACAACGACCGGATGCAGGGCTGTCCACCATTCGAAGAATCTGGACAGATTAA
- a CDS encoding DUF423 domain-containing protein gives MQTLIILGSIMMFLAVALGAFGAHALKRKLSADMIKIYETGVQYHLIHGLGIILIGLLADRHESSSLVMLAGWLMFAGIILFSGSLYVLSVTGVRRLGAVTPLGGVAFLAGWVMIMIAAL, from the coding sequence TTGCAAACCCTGATTATACTCGGCAGTATTATGATGTTCCTGGCTGTTGCATTGGGTGCTTTTGGCGCACACGCGCTCAAGCGCAAACTATCCGCTGACATGATCAAAATCTATGAAACCGGTGTTCAATATCACCTCATCCACGGACTTGGCATCATCCTGATCGGACTGCTGGCAGACCGTCATGAATCCTCTTCACTCGTCATGCTTGCCGGATGGCTGATGTTCGCCGGGATTATCCTGTTCTCTGGCAGCCTGTACGTTTTAAGTGTAACGGGTGTTCGCAGATTGGGAGCCGTTACCCCACTTGGCGGAGTCGCATTTTTGGCTGGATGGGTTATGATCATGATTGCTGCATTGTAA
- the murI gene encoding glutamate racemase: MNKKIAFFDSGIGGLTVLHQALQQFPEEKFLYYADTLHVPYGTKSADEVRGHIFDCVEAIVQEDVQAIVIACNTATSLAVKDLRAKYDIPIIGMEPAVKPAVEMNRDSGKRVLVFATALTLSQTKYNELVSRVDDHHSVDSIALPELVEWCEQLDFDPGKIADYFRFKLADLDLHGYGTVVLGCTHYPFYTSILRTVLPDHIQIIDGSTGTVNHLKQRLGLVAQHGDRTGDQVTFLSSSGRPEEQEKMYNALQYLEMNSK, encoded by the coding sequence TTGAATAAGAAAATTGCTTTTTTTGATTCAGGCATCGGTGGTTTAACCGTTTTGCATCAGGCATTACAACAGTTTCCGGAAGAAAAATTCCTGTATTACGCGGATACCCTGCATGTCCCATATGGAACGAAGTCTGCGGATGAGGTTAGAGGACATATTTTTGATTGTGTAGAAGCCATCGTTCAGGAGGATGTTCAAGCAATCGTGATTGCTTGTAATACAGCAACAAGTCTGGCTGTGAAGGATCTGCGCGCCAAGTACGATATCCCGATCATTGGCATGGAGCCTGCGGTCAAACCAGCCGTGGAGATGAATCGTGATAGTGGGAAGAGAGTGCTTGTATTTGCCACGGCCCTCACCTTGAGCCAAACCAAGTATAACGAACTGGTATCACGTGTTGATGATCACCACAGTGTGGATTCCATTGCGCTACCGGAACTTGTGGAATGGTGTGAACAGCTGGATTTTGATCCGGGCAAAATCGCTGATTATTTCCGCTTCAAGCTGGCAGATCTCGATCTTCATGGGTATGGCACAGTGGTGCTTGGTTGCACGCATTATCCATTCTATACGTCCATTCTGCGCACGGTTCTGCCCGATCATATACAGATTATTGATGGCAGTACAGGCACAGTGAACCATCTGAAGCAGCGGCTTGGACTGGTGGCTCAACATGGAGACAGAACAGGGGATCAGGTCACTTTCCTCAGTTCATCAGGCAGACCGGAAGAGCAGGAGAAGATGTACAATGCACTTCAATATCTTGAGATGAACTCCAAGTAG